A stretch of the Acyrthosiphon pisum isolate AL4f chromosome A2, pea_aphid_22Mar2018_4r6ur, whole genome shotgun sequence genome encodes the following:
- the LOC100166487 gene encoding polypeptide N-acetylgalactosaminyltransferase 13 translates to MVVVGCRRRIRRGLPWAIAVLVTSCLLLWSKNDDPAETVDQAASEDDDWVSLRLKRDQQEFIDHRGLHVVVGHYLGDVNNVGASANLTDELLNRNMFDPKPKEGRDGTPVIIPPHMSLQMQKLYRINRFNLMASDRIPLNRSLPDVRKKSCRLKKIDIDKLPSSTVIIVFHNEAWSTLMRTVQSVIDRSPKYLLNEIILVDDASTRKFLEKELDDYVAKLPVLTRIIRSPKRIGLIKARLMGARQAKGKILVFLDAHCECTLGWLEALVSRVAEDRKRVVCPVIDIISDETFAYVRSFELHWGAFNWDLHFRWYTRTTPDIMKGQRDITQAFRTPAMAGGLFAMDKSYFFELGGYDERMEIWGGENLELSFRVWQCGGSIEIAPCSHVGHVFRKSSPYTFPGGVSHVLYTNLARVALVWMDEWQEFYFKFNPEAEKYRDEQQIRTRLELRDRLKCKGFKWYLDNVWPEHFMPTDKRFFGKIKHMLSNRCLEKPSGRGSLNQPMGPVGISGCDVQGRASLSLMFVMAPEEELDSVVWSGSLMTDESVCLDTPELEATDEIALKVRIVACTGQKRQRWKYDVETMNLVHIHTDLCLDLPAGESSIVLKGCADHASQKWIFEQVPWR, encoded by the exons ATTAAAAAGAGACCAACAAGAATTTATTGATCACAGAGGATTGCATGTAGTTGTTGGCCACTATTTGGGAGATGTTAACAACGTGGGGGCAAGTGCAAATCTCACAgatg agTTACTTAATCGAAACATGTTCGACCCAAAACCGAAGGAAGGACGGGATGGGACTCCGGTCATTATACCGCCTCACATGTCTTTACAGATGCAAAAACTCTATAGAATTAACAGGTTCAATCTGATGGCCAGTGACCGAATACCGTTGAACAGGTCTCTACCGGACGTcagaaaaaaatc ATGTAGGCTGAAAAAGATTGATATTGATAAGCTTCCATCCAGCACcgtaataattgttttccaCAACGAGGCTTGGTCGACGTTAATGAGAACAGTCCAGAGCGTTATAGATCGTTCACCGAAATATTTGCTGAACGAGATCATTCTAGTCGACGATGCCAGTACTCGAA aatttttggaaaAAGAATTGGACGATTACGTTGCCAAATTGCCGGTCTTAACACGAATAATACGTTCACCAAAAAGGATCGGCCTGATAAAAGCGCGTCTGATGGGAGCCCGGCAGGCGAAGGGCAAAATATTGGTGTTCTTGGATGCGCACTGTGAGTGCACTTTAG gaTGGCTGGAAGCCCTCGTGAGTCGAGTGGCCGAAGACCGGAAACGCGTAGTGTGTCCCGTGATTGACATCATAAGTGACGAGACGTTTGCATACGTCAGAAGTTTCGAACTGCACTGGGGAGCATTCAACTGGGATTTACACTTCCGGTGGTACACGCGGACTACGCCTGATATAATGAAGGGGCAGCGGGACATCACGCAGGCGTTCAGAACCCCGGCGATGGCTGGGGGGTTGTTCGCTATGGACAAATCATACTTTTTCGAGCTGGGTGGCTATGACGAAAGGATGGAAATTTGGGGCGGGGAAAATCTAGAACTCTCGTTCAGG GTCTGGCAGTGTGGTGGCAGCATAGAAATAGCACCGTGTTCTCATGTCGGACACGTATTTCGGAAATCGTCTCCTTACACGTTCCCCGGTGGCGTGTCTCACGTGCTGTACACGAACTTGGCACGCGTGGCGCTCGTTTGGATGGACGAGTGGCAGGAGTTTTACTTCAAATTCAACCCTG AAGCGGAAAAGTATCGTGACGAACAGCAGATCAGGACGAGGTTGGAGCTTAGAGACCGTCTGAAGTGCAAAGGGTTCAAATGGTACCTAGACAACGTGTGGCCCGAACACTTTATGCCAACCGATAAAAGATTTTTTGGAaag ATCAAACACATGTTGTCGAATCGTTGTTTAGAAAAACCGTCTGGACGTGGTTCGCTGAACCAGCCCATGGGCCCGGTCGGGATCAGCGGGTGCGACGTTCAGGGTCGTGCGTCCCTGTCGCTCATGTTTGTCATGGCCCCGGAAGAAGAGCTGGACTCTGTGGTGTGGTCCGGGTCTTTGATGACTGACGAGTCCGTGTGCCTGGACACGCCCGAGCTGGAAGCGACCGACGAAATTGCGTTGAAGGTCCGGATCGTCGCTTGCACGGGTCAAAAACGCCAGCGCTGGAAATATGATGTAGAG ACCATGAACTTGGTTCACATACACACCGACTTGTGTCTAGATTTGCCCGCCGGCGAATCCAGTATCGTGCTCAAAGGTTGTGCTGATCATGCTAGTCAGAAATGGATTTTTGAACAAGTCCCATGGagataa